In the Pseudodesulfovibrio sp. S3 genome, ATTGCTACTTCGTTGCAGAGATCGGGAAAACGCGGACAGTTGAGGCAGTCGAGGAATATTTTCTGATTCAGGGAATCCATATTCTCTTCCTCAAAGCCAATATGCGCGAAAAAGTCAGTCACTTCGGTAAGGGTATACACCTTGAATATACCCAGTGTCACGGCCTCGCTCAGACAGGCCTCCACCAACTTGCGTCCAAGCTTCTTGCCGCGGTGCGTCGGAGTGACCACCAGGGAGCGGATTTCGGCCAGATTGTCCCAAATCAGACTCAAGGCGCAACACCCGACCACCTTCCCATCTTCCACGGCCACGACGAAATCCCGCAGGTGGGAATAGAGCTGACTGAAAGACCGGGGCAGAACCAGGCCGTCATGCTCGTCGGTATGCATGAGCAGACCGTGTATCGCCTTGACATCTTCTATGCGTGCTTTGCGTAACATATTGAACTATTTGGTTAGATTGTCTGCCATGGCTCCGAGCATGGAATGAGGATAAATCCCTGCCTGTCCGAAAATCTTCTTTCCGGCTGCATCGAAGATGACCAGGGTGGGGATCGCCTCTACCTGGAATTTGCGGGCCATGGCCTGATCTCCAAGGTACACTGGCAAATCGATAGGATGCTGACTAATATACTTTTCCAGCGCCTCGACCTTGTCGTCCAGGGACAGGGCAATGATATTGACCTTGTCCCCATGGGTTTCCCGAAGCTTTTCAAGCTCGGGAATCTCCTGCTTGCAGGAGGGGCACCATGTGGTCCAGAAGAAAAGGATGGTCGGTTTGCCCGCATTATCATCGAGATACCGGTCAAGCTCGACCGTTCCCATGAACGGGAATGAAGAAGGAACGGCCTCGGCCGCAAGTTCCGGCTCGGCAGCCTCTTTGGATGCTGAAGCCCCGGTTTCGGAACCGGACTCACCCGAACAGGCCGTCACGGCCAGAACAAATATCATCAGCGCGAAAACACGCACCATCTTATTCATGCAGACACCTCGCCAGTGAATTTCGGGAAGGGTATCAGACTTGTCTTGCAAATAAAAGCGATAGGGAGAGGTCAATCCCCCAAAGGCAGTCTCCGGTTTCAATGCCTGTAACCCTGTTTTCTTTTTAGCTTTTACCCGGTTTCACCATGCAATCGCTCCCATCCCGCGGTCTCCTTACAAAAGCCCTCACCAGCCCCATCGCCAACAACTCGGGGAGGACTTTGCAGTATGTCCGAATGCGGAAGATCACTGATGACATCGCCCTCGGGAGCAAAAGAACAACCTTATGACGACAGATCGCGATCTGCACTGAAACGACGTTTAGCGAAATATTCCGAAACTCCCTCCCCGCGAAGCGGCACAAAAAAGCTTAGGAAAGGAGAGGGGATGGGGGGCCGGAGGACTACTGCGTCAAGCGCTGGGCCAGCTTCACTGCGGCCACGGCGTCGGTGGACCAGCCGTGGGCGCCGATGGCATTGCAGAATTTTTCCGTAACCACGGCCCCGCCGATGATGACCTTGGCGTCCAGACCCTGTTCGGCCACCAGTTTGACCGTGTCCTCCATGCGCACCATGGTGGTGGTCATGAGGGCGGACAGACCGATGAGTGCTGCCTTGTGCTCGGCGGCCGCAGCTACGATCCGTTCTGCGGGAACATCCTTGCCCAGGTCGACCACATCGAAACCGTAGTTCTTGAGCATCAGGCAGACGATGTTCTTGCCGATATCGTGGATATCGCCCTCCACCGTGGCCATGATGATCACGGGCTTTTCCCCGGCAGTGCCATCCTCCTCCAGCAGCGGCTGGAGTCGCCGGAACGCGACCTGCATGGTCTCGGCGGATTGCAGCAACTGGGGAAGGAAATATTCCTTTTTCTCGTATTTTTCTCCCACCACCAGAATTCCGGGGATGAGCATGTCGTTGACCAGGTCCATGGCGGCCATGCCCGTGTTGAGTTCGGCCTCGACCAACGCCACGATGGAATCCTTGTCGCCCTTGACGACCGCCGCCTGGACAGGGGGCATGTTCCGGGTGTCTTCCTTTCCGGCCGGAGCCGATCCGGCCTGGGTCGAACCGCCGCCGGTCCAGCCCGAAAAACTCTCTATGTACCGCTCGGCCTGGGGGTCGCGGTTCAAGAGCACCTCAGTGGCGTGCATGGACTCCTGAATACGGGCCGAGTTGGGATTGGAGATGAACGAGCACAACCCCGATGCCATGGACAGGGCAAGGAACGTGGAATTGAGCAGTTCCCGCGCAGGAAGCCCGAAGGATATGTTGGACAACCCTATGGTGGTGGGCAGTTGCCACTCGTCACGGCAGTGGCGCATGACCTCCAGGGAATGACGGGCGGCCTCGGGCTTGGAGGAGACCGTCAGGGCCAGGGCGTCCACCATGATCAACCGGCGGGGGATGCCCAGTCCGTCGGCCTGGGCCAGCAGGTCGGAGATGACCTGGATCCGTTCCGCAGCCGTGACCGGCAGCTTGTTGCCCACGATGGGCAGCAGGATGAACGGCGCGCCAAAGAGCTTGCACAGGGGGCCGAGCCTTTCCATCTTGCCCGGCTCACCGGAGATGGAATTGACCAGGGGCGAACCCGGATAAGCCCACAGTCCGGCCTCCACCGCCGCCGGATCGTTGGAGTCGATGGACAGGGGCGTGGTACAGCGTCCCAAAAGCGAGGTGATCAGGTCGGGGAGAAGCTGAACCTCATCCACCATGGGTGCACCCACGTTGACGTCCAGCACCGGCGCGCCAAGCTCGATCTGCTCGGCGGCAAAGCGATGCGCCTCGGAAAACACCCCTTCCTGGAGTTCGGCGATGAGCTGCTTCTTGCCCGTGGGGTTGATGCGCTCGCCGATGATCACGCCGGGATGTTCGAACCCGATGGGCACGGACACCGACCGGGAGGTCAGGACCATTTGGGCATTGTCGGTCTTTTGCGGTCTGTTCCAGGAAGCATCGCCCACCTTGTTGCGCAGAGCGCGAATATGCTCCGGCGTGGTGCCGCAGCAACCGCCTATGAATTTCGCGCCGAGCTCGACAAACCCGGCAGCCTGTTCGGCAAAGGGCTGGGGCGAGAGGCGGAAGGAGGTGTTGCCGTCATCATCCAGCTCGGGCAGCCCGGCGTTGGCCTCGGCAAAGGTGGGGGTTTCCAGACGGGACGCCCAGGCGCGCAGAGTGTCGTGCATCTGCTCGGGACCGGCGGAACAGTTGGTGCCTATCAGTTCCACGCCCATATTCTGCATGGTGTCGACAAACGTCAGCGGACTGGTTCCGGTCAGGGAGGCCGTGCCCTCGAAGGTCATGGATATGGCTACCGGCAGGTCACAGACCAGCCGGGCGGCGATGACCACGGCCCTGGCTTCGGCCAGGTCGAAATGGGTCTCGCCCAGGATCAAATCGGCCCCTCCGTCCACGCATCCCCGAATCTGCTCCTTGAATATATCCACCATCTCGCGGAAGGTCATGTCGCCAAGGGGCTGGACAAAATGACCGGTGGGACCGATACTGGCCGCAACGAAAGCCCTGTCCCCGGCCACCTCGCGGGCAATCCGGGTCATGGCCTTGTTCAGTTCATAGGGATCGGCGTCCAGACCGAGCTTGGGCCGGGACCCGCCAAAGGTGTTGGTGGTCAGGATATCGGCTCCGGCGTCCAGGTAATCCTGGTGCACGCCGCGGATGACGTCGGGCTCCTTCAGCCCCCACAACTCCGGGGAAAGTCCGGCGGGCAAACCCCGGCCTTGCAGCAGCGTGCCGTAGCCGCCATCGAAATAATAAATCCTGTCGTCGCTGAGTATGGATCTGAAATCAGGCACTGGTATCCTCCGTAAAGACCGGCCGGACAGGTCGCAACAACGCCCTGAAATCCGTTCCGACCCACGTATTCATATATCAAGATATCTCGATATAGACGCGAACACACCAAAAATCAAGCGGTTTTTCACTCCCGCAAGACTTGGGCTTTCCCTACAGGCGCAGGGAGTTGCACAAGTTCGGGAGGCTTGAAAAACATTGATAAGGTCAGATAAAAACTATAGTGTCACTTTTTTACTCCTTATATTAAGTATTGAACAGGACGCAAATGCGCCCACCCATAGACTGCAATGACATCAGATAACAATACGAGCGTAGTCGATCTGGAAATCGTTGACCTGGACGAAGACGATATCGACATTCCGGATTCGACTGCCGTACCCATCAATGCCCCGGCCAAGGCCGACGGGCTGGAGAACAAGCTCCCGGCGCTGAGCCTGACCCCCTCTTCCAAGGAGGTCCGGCTCCGCGACCCGTTGCAAATGTATCTCAAGGAAATCGCCCGGTTCCCCATGCTGGAACCGGAAGAGGAATATGCCCTGGCCAAGAGAGTCCAGGAAGAGAACGACCAGGATGCGGCCTTCAAGCTCGTGTCCTCCCATCTGCGCCTGGTGGTCAAGATCGCCATGGATTTCCAGCGCCGCTGGATGCAGAACGGGCTGGACCTGATCCAGGAGGGCAATGTCGGGCTGCTCAAGGCCGTGACCAAGTTCGACCCGGAAAAGGGGATCAAGTTCTCCTATTATGCGGCCTTCTGGATCAAGGCGTACATCCTCAAGTATATCATGGACAACTGGCGCATGGTCAAGATCGGGACCACCCAGACCCAGCGCAAGCTCTTTTACAATCTCAACAAGGAGCGGCAGCGCCTCCAGACCCTGGGGTTCGACCCTACCACCGAGGTCTTGAGCGAGCGGCTCGGAGTGTCGGAAGCCGAAATCGACGAGATGGACCAGCGGCTGTCAAAAAACGACATGTCGTTGAATGCCCCTCTGGGCGACGACTCCGACACCACAAGAATGGACTTCCTGCCATCCCTTGGCCCAGGCGTGGAAGAAACCCTTGCCAACGATCAGATCGTGGACCTGCTCCTGAACAACATCCGGGAAATCAGGCCCACCCTCAACGACAAGGAAACAGCCATTCTCGATCGGCGGCTCCTGTCCGACGACCCTGTCACGCTTCGAGAAATCGGCGAGGAATTCGGCGTCACCAGGGAACGTGTCCGACAGATCGAGGCCAGGCTGCTGGCCAAGATACGCGAACACATGACGGACAGGGTCAAAGGCTTTTCCAAAGATTGGGTACTGGAACACGATTAATCGGCGGCAACCCCGCCCACCGGGACACACGGATGAAACGAACCTACCGGATGAAACTGAGCACTGCATTGACGGCACTGGCGTTGTCGACATTGCTGGCTTTTGCAGGTTGTGCCTCACAAAAAGGCGCGGCCAAGACGAGCATGGCATTGCCCATGACCACGTCCGCCCAGATCAACTACGACTATCTCGTCTATCAAGACATGGTGCACAAGCTCCAGCGACATACTGCCGAAGGCAAGGAAAGCTCCCTGACCACCGAAGAGGTCAATGCCATCCATGCCGAAGCCGTGGCGGCCCTGGACCGGATTCTGGCCGTGGCCCCAAGTCCGCAGCTCTACCTTGAAAAGGCGGGCATGTTTTGGAACCACCCGGAGGGCACCGGTCGTTCCCGCGCCGCCCTCAAGGCAGGGCTCGAAGAATTCCCCGACGACCGGATGCTGACCATCTATCTTGCCAACTCCTATGTCGCCGACAACCGCGTGGAGGACGCCATCAGCGTCATGGACGACTATCTCACCCGTCACGCGGATGATATCGAGGCCCGGGAACGCCTCGGCCACATGCTCATGGACGCGGGCCAGGACGCCCAGGCTCTGGATATGCTCAAACAGATTCCCGAAAAGGAGCGGTCAGCGGACGCCTTCTATGCCATGGGCCGTGTCCAGGGGAACCTGGGGATGCGCAAGGCCGCCATCGCCACCCTGAAAAAGGCCGTGGCCATGGACCCGGAATTCACCGAGGCCCTGGTCGAACTGGCCTTCCAATACGAACTGTCCAAAGACTACGTGGCCGCCGAAGCCATCTACAGCTCCATCCTGCAGCAAACCGACTCCTTTCCCGAAGCCCGGCTCAGACTGATCAACCTCAATCTGAAACTGAACAACCCCGGCAAAGCCATGGATATGGCCCTGAACGGCCCGCCTTCGAAAAGCTTCATCCTGGATGCCGTGCTCATGTTCATCAACGACGGATTCTTTGCCCAGGGCTCCACTGTTCTGGACATGCTCACGTCTGACGGAGCCGTGCCTGCGGAATACTATTTCTACAAGGCGGTCATTGCAGACGAAGGGGAAAACGACCCTGACAAGGCGATGGGATTCCTGGACATGGTCAACAAGACCGACCGGCTCTACCCGCACGCCCTGCGTTTCAAGGCCCAACTCCTGAACGCCGAAGGCAAGTCCAAAGAGGCCCTGGACATCGCGGCCAAAGGCAAGAGCCTCTATCCCGACGCCGCCATCTTCTACATCCTCGAAGCCGGACTGCTCAGGCAGAACGACGATCTGGCCGGTGCCGAGCGCTCCCTCAAACAGGGACTCGAAAAACTCCAGAACGACCCCGAGCTGACCTACGAGCTGGCCATGGTATACGAAACCACGGGACGCCGGCCTGAAGGTCTGGCCCTGATGGAAACCGTGATCCGTGCCCACCCCGACCACGCCAACGCGCTCAACTATGTCGGGTATACCCTGGCCGAGGAAAATCGCGAACTGGACCGCGCTCTGGTCCTGGTGACCAAGGCGTCCTCCCTGGACCCGGATAACGGATACATCCTCGACTCCGTGGCCTGGGTCAACTTCAAGAAGAAGAATCTGGCCAAGGCATGGGAGTACATTCGCGATGCCGTGGACGTGGTGGAGAAGGATCCGACCATATGGGAGCACTACGGAGACATCGCCGCCGCCATGGGCAACGTCAAGGAAGCCCGCAAGGGATATAATTATTCCCTGAAATTCGGCTCTCCCACTGCCGACACCGTCAAGGAGAAGCTGAAGAAACTATGAGCCGCTCCCGTTCGATATTCGTTCCGGCGGTAATTGCGGCCGTCCTGCTCCTGGCCACCCTTTCCGGCTGCGCGACCAGGATTCCTCCCGGCGTGGTCCTTTCCACCCCCAAGGAGGCCTGGACGTCCTTCAGACAAAACTATTGCGTCCCGCCCAAGGCTCCGGCTCTCAGAGTCAAGGCCAGCCTCCAATATTCCCGCACCAAGCCGACCAAGCGAACCAACCGGACCCTGATCACCCTATGGGGCGATTTCGACGGTCCCATGCGCCTTGACGTTTCCGCTTCCATAGGCACGCTTCTGGCCCACATCCGGGAAGAACGCAGCGGCCTGCTGGTATTCTACCCCGAGGACAAGCAGGCCTACACCCACGTGAACCCGGTGCTCGGGGCCACCCGTCTGGGCATGCCCTTCCCTTTTTCACTGTCCGAATTGGCCAGCGTCATGGCGGGCGATTTTTCCGGTCTGACTCCGGGGAAATTTGCCGTGGCCGATCAGAACGGCACCAATTTCGTGTATACACTGGACAAAGGACTGGTGGACAGGATCATTCTGGATGAATATGGCCGCCCTCTCCTCCTCGAAGGGAGGACGACCAAGGTGCTTGAAAACGCCCGTTCCTGGGTGTTCGAAATCAACCGGTACGAAGACGCGCTGGAAAACAAGGCCCCACTGCCCGGCAAACTGACCCTGGCCCTGGACAACGGCGAAGAGGGCGTCCTGCACATCAAATCACGCGAGCTTATGCCGACAGCCTGGCCCGCAAAATCCCTGGCACTGGCGCTGCCTGAAGGGGTTGAGCCGATCCGCCTGGACAACGGCTACCTGAAAGAAAAAACCGGGGATATCCCCGTGGTACACGAGGATTGACAATGGACAGACAGACGCACAGCGAAACCGTCATGGACATCTTCCTGCTCGGTCTCAAGACGTGGCTGGCCGAAATACAATGGCTGACCCGGTCCCTGATGGGCCGATTCGAGATCAGCAGACTTGAAAAAGAATTGGAACGGGAATATGGCATCCTCGGGCGTATCGCGGAAGCACCCAGAGGAAGGCAGTCCGAAAAGGAACTCAGCCTCAAGCAGGTCGCTTTCCTCAACGAAGAAATCGCGACCCTGAAAACCGAACTGGCCAATGACCGGGAAATGCGCATGAAGAAGGTGCGCACCCAAGCGGCTGAACACCAAGGGGAAGAATTGTGAGCAGAACCATTGTCATCGGCTCCGACCACGGGGGCTACACTCTCAAATCCGTCATTGCCAAAGCCCTCGGGGAATGGGGTTATGCCGTTGAAGACGAAGGGCCGGACTGCCTGGATTCCTGCGACTACCCGATCTATGCAGCCAAGGTCTGCAAAAGAATCCTGGCTGACGACGCCAAGCTGGGCATACTCGTCTGCGGCACGGGTCTGGGCATGTCCATGACCGCCAACCGCATGGGAGTCCGTGCCGCCCTGTGCACCAACGAATTTCATGCCCGCATGGCCCGCGAGCACAATGACGCCCGCGTCATCTGCCTGGGGGAGCGCGTCACCGGCCAGGGGCTGGCCCTGGGCATCCTCAAGGCGTTCCTTGACTCGAAATTCGAGGGAGATCGTCACCAGCGGCGCATCGACCTCATGGACTCGGTCTCCAAATAACAACTTTTTTACAAAGGGTATCATTACAATGACACAGACGGACAAGACCATCGCCGTGGTCAAGGGACTGATCATGGACGGCGTTGCCAAGGCCAACTCCGGGCACCCCGGCGGCGCCATGTCCTCCGCCGATTACGCCACCATCCTCTTTTCCGAATTCCTGAATTTCAATCCCGACGACGCCAAGTGGTTCAACCGCGACCGCTTCATCCTGTCCGCCGGGCACGAGTCCATGCTCCTCTACAGCCTGCTGCACCTGAACGGCTTCATCTCCATGGACGACATCAAGAATTTCCGCCAGCTCGGCTCCCTGACCCCGGGTCATCCCGAAGTGCACCTGACTCCGGGCGTGGAAGCCACCACCGGCCCGCTCGGCCAGGGCTTCGCCATGTCCGTGGGTTTTGCTTCTGCCGAGGCGTTCCTGCGTGAGAATCTCGGTGCGGACGTCATGGACCATTACACTTATGTATTGTCCTCCGACGGAGATCTCCAGGAGCCCATCGCCCTGGGCGCGGCCTCCCTGGCCGGTCTGTGGGGCCTTGGCAAACTGATCGCCTATTACGACTCGAACAAGATCCAGTTGGCAGGCCCCACCTGCAAGGCCGACTGCACCGACCACCGCAAGGTCTTCGAAGGACTGTGCTGGCATGTCATCGAAGTGGACGGACACAACCACGAGGAAATCCGCGCCGCCATCAAGGCCGCCCAGCTTGAGACCGCAAAGCCCTCCCTGATCATCGGGCACACGGTCATGGCCAAGGGCTGCGCCAGCATGGAAGGCAGCCACAAGACCCACGGCGAGCCGCTCAAGGCCGACGAAATCAAGGCCACCAAGGAAAAACTCGGCCTGGCCCCTGACGACTTCTTCGTTCCCGAAGACGTGCTGACCGAGTACCGCTCCCGCTTCGACGGCCTGCGCAAGAACGCGGCCGACTGGAAAGCCATGGTCGACTCCAAGCTGGGCGACACCGGCTTCGCCGAAATCTGGGGACATGTGACCAAGTCCCGCTCCGATCTGACCATCGCCTGGCCCAAGTTCACTCCGGGCGAGACCATGGCCACCCGTCAGGCCTGGGGCAAATGCCTCGACTCGGTCATGGAATCCCTGCCCACCCTGGTGGGCGGTTCGGCCGACCTCGACCCGTCCAACCAGACCATGAACTTCCGCAATACCTACGGTGACTTCGCCGTGGACGGATACGGCGCACGCAACATGGCCTTCGGCGTCCGCGAATTCCCCATGGCGGCCATCATGAACGGCATGCAGCTGCACGGCGGCCTGCTCCCGTTCGGAGCCACCTTCCTGACCTTTGCCGATTACTGCCGCAACGCCATCCGCATGTCCGCCCTGCAGGAACTGCCGGTGCTCTACGTGTTCACCCACGATTCCTTCTGGGTGGGCGAAGACGGCCCGACCCATCAGCCCATCGAGCATGTCAGCAGTCTGCGACTCATCCCCGACCTCATCGACCTGCGCCCTGCCGACGCCATGGAGACCGCGGTCTGCCTGGACATCGCCTTCACGCAGGAGAAAATGCCCTCCACCATCTTCCTGACGCGCCAGGGCCTGCCGGTTCTCGATCCGGCCGAATACCCGGCCGTCACGGACGGTCCCCGCAAAGGCGGCTACATCCTCAAGGACTGTGACGGCACTCCGGATCTGATCCTGATCGGGTCCGGCTCCGAAGTCTCGCTCTGCCTTGAAACCGCCAAATTGTTCAAGCGCAAGGTGCGCGTGGTTTCCATGCCGTCCACCAAATTGTTTGACGACCAGCCCGAATCGTATAAAAATGAAGTATTGCCGTCGGGAATCACTGCCCGCGCTGCGGCCGAGGCCGGTCGCACGACCCTGTGGCACAAATATGTCGGGCTGGACGGCGTGATTCTTGGCCTGGACCATTTCGGAGCCAGCGCCCCCGGCAAGGTTCTGTCCGACAAATATGGATTCACCCCTGAAAACTTTGCCCGGATGATCCGAGAGAAATACTAGGAGTTGCACATGGAAGCCCCACAAAAAAACCTCGCTCTGGACCTGGTCCGCGTCACTGAAGCCGCTGCCCTCGCCTGCGCCCGCTGGCTCGGCAAAGGCGACAAGATCTCCGCAGACCAGGCAGCTGTCGACGCCATGCGGTTGTGTTTCAACACCCTGGAAATCGACGGCAAGATCATGATCGGAGAGGGCGAAAAGGACGACGCTCCCATGCTCTACGCCGGGGAAAAACTCGGCCTGGGCCAGGGACCGAAGGTCGACATCGCCGTGGACCCGCTGGAAGGCACCAACCTGCTGGCCAACGGTCGTCCCAATGCCATCTCCGTAGTGGGCGTGGCCCCGGCAGGCGCCATGTTCGATCCGGGCCCGAGTTACTACATGCAGAAACTTGTGGTGCCCGCCAATGCCAAGGACGTAGTGGACATTGAAGCGCCCACCGGTCACAACCTCAAACTCATTGCCCGCGCTCTGGACAAGGACGTGGATGATCTGGTGGTCTTTGTCCTGGACAAACCCCGCCACAAGAAACTGATCTCCGAAATCCGCGAGGCCGGTGCCAGAATCCAGCTGCACACCGACGGCGACATCACCGGTTCGCTCATGGCCATTGACCCGCGTTGCGAGGTCGACGTCATGATGGGCACCGGCGGCACCCCCGAAGGCGTGCTGTCCGCCATCGCCATCCGCATCATGGGCGGCGAGATGTTCGCCAAGCTCGATCCGCAAAAACAGAAAGAGAAGAACGCCCTGGCCGAATTCGGCATGGACATCCGCCGGGTACTCACCGTGAGCGACCTGGTCAAGTCCGAGGACCTCTTCTTCGCGGCCACAGGCATCTCCGGCGGCACTTTCCTCAAGGGCGTCACCTACCACGGCCACGGTGCAGAGACCTCTTCCCTGGTCAT is a window encoding:
- a CDS encoding N-acetyltransferase translates to MLRKARIEDVKAIHGLLMHTDEHDGLVLPRSFSQLYSHLRDFVVAVEDGKVVGCCALSLIWDNLAEIRSLVVTPTHRGKKLGRKLVEACLSEAVTLGIFKVYTLTEVTDFFAHIGFEEENMDSLNQKIFLDCLNCPRFPDLCNEVAMIINL
- a CDS encoding TlpA disulfide reductase family protein, whose product is MNKMVRVFALMIFVLAVTACSGESGSETGASASKEAAEPELAAEAVPSSFPFMGTVELDRYLDDNAGKPTILFFWTTWCPSCKQEIPELEKLRETHGDKVNIIALSLDDKVEALEKYISQHPIDLPVYLGDQAMARKFQVEAIPTLVIFDAAGKKIFGQAGIYPHSMLGAMADNLTK
- a CDS encoding homocysteine S-methyltransferase family protein: MPDFRSILSDDRIYYFDGGYGTLLQGRGLPAGLSPELWGLKEPDVIRGVHQDYLDAGADILTTNTFGGSRPKLGLDADPYELNKAMTRIAREVAGDRAFVAASIGPTGHFVQPLGDMTFREMVDIFKEQIRGCVDGGADLILGETHFDLAEARAVVIAARLVCDLPVAISMTFEGTASLTGTSPLTFVDTMQNMGVELIGTNCSAGPEQMHDTLRAWASRLETPTFAEANAGLPELDDDGNTSFRLSPQPFAEQAAGFVELGAKFIGGCCGTTPEHIRALRNKVGDASWNRPQKTDNAQMVLTSRSVSVPIGFEHPGVIIGERINPTGKKQLIAELQEGVFSEAHRFAAEQIELGAPVLDVNVGAPMVDEVQLLPDLITSLLGRCTTPLSIDSNDPAAVEAGLWAYPGSPLVNSISGEPGKMERLGPLCKLFGAPFILLPIVGNKLPVTAAERIQVISDLLAQADGLGIPRRLIMVDALALTVSSKPEAARHSLEVMRHCRDEWQLPTTIGLSNISFGLPARELLNSTFLALSMASGLCSFISNPNSARIQESMHATEVLLNRDPQAERYIESFSGWTGGGSTQAGSAPAGKEDTRNMPPVQAAVVKGDKDSIVALVEAELNTGMAAMDLVNDMLIPGILVVGEKYEKKEYFLPQLLQSAETMQVAFRRLQPLLEEDGTAGEKPVIIMATVEGDIHDIGKNIVCLMLKNYGFDVVDLGKDVPAERIVAAAAEHKAALIGLSALMTTTMVRMEDTVKLVAEQGLDAKVIIGGAVVTEKFCNAIGAHGWSTDAVAAVKLAQRLTQ
- a CDS encoding RNA polymerase factor sigma-32 — translated: MTSDNNTSVVDLEIVDLDEDDIDIPDSTAVPINAPAKADGLENKLPALSLTPSSKEVRLRDPLQMYLKEIARFPMLEPEEEYALAKRVQEENDQDAAFKLVSSHLRLVVKIAMDFQRRWMQNGLDLIQEGNVGLLKAVTKFDPEKGIKFSYYAAFWIKAYILKYIMDNWRMVKIGTTQTQRKLFYNLNKERQRLQTLGFDPTTEVLSERLGVSEAEIDEMDQRLSKNDMSLNAPLGDDSDTTRMDFLPSLGPGVEETLANDQIVDLLLNNIREIRPTLNDKETAILDRRLLSDDPVTLREIGEEFGVTRERVRQIEARLLAKIREHMTDRVKGFSKDWVLEHD
- a CDS encoding tetratricopeptide repeat protein codes for the protein MKRTYRMKLSTALTALALSTLLAFAGCASQKGAAKTSMALPMTTSAQINYDYLVYQDMVHKLQRHTAEGKESSLTTEEVNAIHAEAVAALDRILAVAPSPQLYLEKAGMFWNHPEGTGRSRAALKAGLEEFPDDRMLTIYLANSYVADNRVEDAISVMDDYLTRHADDIEARERLGHMLMDAGQDAQALDMLKQIPEKERSADAFYAMGRVQGNLGMRKAAIATLKKAVAMDPEFTEALVELAFQYELSKDYVAAEAIYSSILQQTDSFPEARLRLINLNLKLNNPGKAMDMALNGPPSKSFILDAVLMFINDGFFAQGSTVLDMLTSDGAVPAEYYFYKAVIADEGENDPDKAMGFLDMVNKTDRLYPHALRFKAQLLNAEGKSKEALDIAAKGKSLYPDAAIFYILEAGLLRQNDDLAGAERSLKQGLEKLQNDPELTYELAMVYETTGRRPEGLALMETVIRAHPDHANALNYVGYTLAEENRELDRALVLVTKASSLDPDNGYILDSVAWVNFKKKNLAKAWEYIRDAVDVVEKDPTIWEHYGDIAAAMGNVKEARKGYNYSLKFGSPTADTVKEKLKKL
- the rpiB gene encoding ribose 5-phosphate isomerase B; this encodes MSRTIVIGSDHGGYTLKSVIAKALGEWGYAVEDEGPDCLDSCDYPIYAAKVCKRILADDAKLGILVCGTGLGMSMTANRMGVRAALCTNEFHARMAREHNDARVICLGERVTGQGLALGILKAFLDSKFEGDRHQRRIDLMDSVSK
- the tkt gene encoding transketolase — encoded protein: MTQTDKTIAVVKGLIMDGVAKANSGHPGGAMSSADYATILFSEFLNFNPDDAKWFNRDRFILSAGHESMLLYSLLHLNGFISMDDIKNFRQLGSLTPGHPEVHLTPGVEATTGPLGQGFAMSVGFASAEAFLRENLGADVMDHYTYVLSSDGDLQEPIALGAASLAGLWGLGKLIAYYDSNKIQLAGPTCKADCTDHRKVFEGLCWHVIEVDGHNHEEIRAAIKAAQLETAKPSLIIGHTVMAKGCASMEGSHKTHGEPLKADEIKATKEKLGLAPDDFFVPEDVLTEYRSRFDGLRKNAADWKAMVDSKLGDTGFAEIWGHVTKSRSDLTIAWPKFTPGETMATRQAWGKCLDSVMESLPTLVGGSADLDPSNQTMNFRNTYGDFAVDGYGARNMAFGVREFPMAAIMNGMQLHGGLLPFGATFLTFADYCRNAIRMSALQELPVLYVFTHDSFWVGEDGPTHQPIEHVSSLRLIPDLIDLRPADAMETAVCLDIAFTQEKMPSTIFLTRQGLPVLDPAEYPAVTDGPRKGGYILKDCDGTPDLILIGSGSEVSLCLETAKLFKRKVRVVSMPSTKLFDDQPESYKNEVLPSGITARAAAEAGRTTLWHKYVGLDGVILGLDHFGASAPGKVLSDKYGFTPENFARMIREKY
- the glpX gene encoding class II fructose-bisphosphatase gives rise to the protein MEAPQKNLALDLVRVTEAAALACARWLGKGDKISADQAAVDAMRLCFNTLEIDGKIMIGEGEKDDAPMLYAGEKLGLGQGPKVDIAVDPLEGTNLLANGRPNAISVVGVAPAGAMFDPGPSYYMQKLVVPANAKDVVDIEAPTGHNLKLIARALDKDVDDLVVFVLDKPRHKKLISEIREAGARIQLHTDGDITGSLMAIDPRCEVDVMMGTGGTPEGVLSAIAIRIMGGEMFAKLDPQKQKEKNALAEFGMDIRRVLTVSDLVKSEDLFFAATGISGGTFLKGVTYHGHGAETSSLVMRGKTGTIRYVEAIHNWDTLMQISSVEYD